Proteins from a genomic interval of Planococcus sp. MSAK28401:
- a CDS encoding phage head-tail joining protein: MTRQEELAAARAALHDLMTGKRVATVQKDGRRVEFTATSVSDLKKYIAELEVQTGMTQRRRGPAGFYV, from the coding sequence ATGACGCGACAGGAAGAACTTGCCGCTGCCCGTGCGGCACTGCATGACCTGATGACAGGTAAACGGGTGGCAACAGTACAGAAAGACGGACGAAGGGTGGAGTTTACGGCCACTTCCGTGTCTGACCTGAAAAAATATATTGCAGAGCTGGAAGTGCAGACCGGCATGACACAGCGACGCAGGGGACCTGCAGGATTTTATGTATGA